The Leptospira mtsangambouensis genomic sequence CCTTTGCAGCTAGTTCCTTCTCACGAAGTACAGTTAACGCTTGGGCAATTCTCTTCTTATGATTGCGGATTTGTTTTGGGTTCTCAAGGGATCTTGTCACACCAAATTGAAATCTTGCTTTTCTTACTTCTTCGGAAGAGGAAAGAATTTCTTTCTTCAAATCTTCTGGAGATAGTGATTTGAAATCGTCTTTCATAGAACGTTCCTCTTAACAAATGAAGTTTCTACTGGCAGTTTAAACGCTGCTAGGTGAAGTGCTTTTCTTGCTGTTTCTTCATCAATTCCAGCCATCTCAAAAAGAACACGGCCTGGACGGATCTCAGCAATCCAGAATTCAGGGTTACCTTTACCTTTACCCATACGAGTTTCGGCAGGTTTCTTTGTGATTGGTAAATGAGGGAAGATCCTGATCCACAATTTCCCACCTCGTTTCACTTGGCGGTTGATAGTAATCCTTGCAGCTTCGATTTGTCGCGCTGTGATACGACCGGAAGAGATGGCTTTTAAACCATACTCACCGAACGCAACGTAAGAACCTCTTTCGTCCTTACCTTTTAAGCGCCCTCTTTGGCGTTTTCTAAATTTTACTCGTTTAGGTGCTAACATGATTGTTTCTCTTTAGTACTTCTTAACTCGTTCTACGT encodes the following:
- the rplP gene encoding 50S ribosomal protein L16 yields the protein MLAPKRVKFRKRQRGRLKGKDERGSYVAFGEYGLKAISSGRITARQIEAARITINRQVKRGGKLWIRIFPHLPITKKPAETRMGKGKGNPEFWIAEIRPGRVLFEMAGIDEETARKALHLAAFKLPVETSFVKRNVL
- the rpmC gene encoding 50S ribosomal protein L29 → MKDDFKSLSPEDLKKEILSSSEEVRKARFQFGVTRSLENPKQIRNHKKRIAQALTVLREKELAAKGKLKQIAPKAGSAPKAAKTSKGKKK